One stretch of Bacteroidales bacterium DNA includes these proteins:
- a CDS encoding tetratricopeptide repeat protein, producing the protein MKKLFSIISLSLIFSSVFCQTADEYYKRGAEKANTQDYNGAIEDYTKAIEKDPQNAFYYCQRGNAKLSDQDYIGAISDYTKAIEINPLYEEAYSNRGSAKVNLTDYRGAILDFTKVIEIDPKSAHAYCNRGLVKITLGQKDSGCLDLSKAGELGLDFAYDAIQEYCK; encoded by the coding sequence ATGAAGAAATTGTTTTCTATAATCTCTTTATCTCTAATTTTCTCATCAGTATTCTGCCAAACAGCTGATGAATACTATAAACGTGGAGCTGAAAAAGCAAATACACAAGATTATAACGGCGCAATTGAGGATTATACCAAAGCGATTGAGAAAGATCCCCAAAACGCATTTTACTACTGTCAGAGAGGCAATGCCAAATTAAGCGATCAAGATTATATCGGAGCAATTAGTGATTACACCAAAGCCATTGAAATTAACCCTTTATACGAAGAGGCTTATAGCAACAGAGGAAGCGCAAAAGTTAACCTTACCGATTACAGAGGAGCAATTCTAGACTTTACAAAGGTCATTGAGATAGACCCAAAAAGTGCACACGCATATTGCAACAGGGGTCTTGTGAAAATCACATTAGGCCAAAAGGATAGCGGATGCTTAGATTTAAGCAAAGCTGGTGAGCTAGGCCTAGACTTTGCGTATGATGCAATTCAGGAGTATTGTAAATAG